Below is a genomic region from Leifsonia sp. Root112D2.
CGCTGAGCACCCGAATCGGGGTGGTTGGCCAATCCACGAAATCACATGTCGACGCGAAGACGGCGTTGGCCTCTAGCCGCTGATGCGTTGCTCCATCCGCCACCACCTCTGGTGGAACGTCATGGAGAAAGTAGGTGTCCATGTCGAACTCAGTGTTGTAGCCGCCCGCCAGAGCGGCTTTCTCGCGCGCGTCGAGCCAGCCCGTGTCATCCCACCAGGCGCCAGGAGTCTCGCCCGGGTTGGGGATCATCGCGTTCACGAAAACAAGCTCGCGCACGGCGGCTTGGGTGCACACAAGTGGCGCAGTGAACCCGCCGAGCGATTGCGCAACGAGAACCACGTCATCACGCTCGCGGCTGGCCGCAACTACCAGGCGCGCGTATTCGGCCAGACCTGCGTTTTCATCGTCGCCGGGCAGGTCGACCGCGACTACGTCGTGCCCGGCCGCTTGCAGTAGAGGGATTACGCGACTCCAATACCAGGCCGCACCGCCCGCGCCGGGCACCAGCACGAAGCTGCTCATGAGGCCTCGCATACAACGCCTGCATTCCGGCAGGCGTCAAGGGCCGAACTGGGATCACCGAGAATCAGACGAATGCGTAAAACCGATGTCATTCCCACATTCTCACGCAGATCGCCGCGCATCCTTCGGATCGTCAGCTTGTGGCGACGTGGGCGGGCGGCATCGAGGGACCGGTCATCGACGCGGGTTGTGGTCCGGGCCAGTGGACAAACTTCCTCGCGGAGCTCGCTTGGTACTCGCTCATCCACCATTCGCCCAGCACGATCAGCGTTCCGCTGTTGGAGTTCAGCCGTGCACTTCGCTGTCGTTCAGGCGTACCGGTGGCCAGTCAGCGACCTCAGCGATGAACTGGTCGCAGCGGGCTTCGACGTGGTCGAAACGCACGTGAGAAAGACCACGGGGCAACGATCTCAAGGGGCGATTCGCGCTCGACTCCGCGGTGCTCGATAGCCGGAACGTCTAGTAGGTGGAGTAGATGATGTCTGCTCGTTTTCGAGGAGCAAAATCATCTTGAAATTCGCGTTCGTTCGGCACCCAGACGCCGTGCCACAGAGCATCATCGTGTGAGGACTCAGTCGTCGTCGAAGTCGACGCGTTTTCCGCGGAGGGCCGCGATCGCTGTGACAACGAGCTGGACCGCTGCGATCGCGATCAGCACCGATACCAGCATGGCCAGCACGGGATCGAGCCAATAGAGGCCGTTCGTGACCAGAATGATTGCCCCGGCTATGGCGATCGCCGCCGCGGTGGTCGCATCCGCGAGAGAATCGATCAGGACCGATCGCATGTGCAGGTCTTCGCCCGCGGCAGAGCGGCCAAGCACGAACGCGCCCGTGAGCATCACCGCCAGGGTAACGAGGCTGACGATCACCATCGGCAGGCCGTCAACCGGCGGCGAGCCCTCGTGCAATCGGGAGATTGCCTCGATCGTGACCATCACGGTAACGATCAGCAGAAGGGTGGCGTTCACGAGCGCTGCGATGGCGATCGGTCGCTGCGCATGCGGGGGGTCAGGGTCGCGGTCACGAAGAGTGATGGCAATGAGGCCAAGCACCAGAGCAAGACAGTCCGCCACAGTATCGCCGGCGGCGGCAAGCACACTCACCGAGTGCGCGAGCAGGCCCGCGACAATCAATCCGGCTATCAGTGCCACGTTGAGGCCGAGAACGATCAGAATCCGGCGACGCTGACTCCATCTTGGCGCGTGAGATGCCACAGGATCGTACCCACCGCGGTTCGAAGCATCCGACACGCAGAACATTGTTTCATCCCGCTCCGCGGCCAACGAGCGTCAACTGGCTTCCCGACGATGATCGCCGGGCACAGCGACCGGCTCCAGGCCGTGTTGTCCCACTGGACGCGCTGCCAGACGGTGTGGCGCAGTTGCGGCGAATGATCGAAGAATCGTCGGCCAACTTCTTCAGCTCTCCCGAGTACGCCGGTGCGCCGGTCGGTGATCGGAGAAGATGGGATTGTGTGCGACGAGGCTATTCGCTCGGTGATTTCTCGCACGATGGCCTCCCTTGTATCGGCCATGGGCCGCTCTAGGCAAACGGTCCGTCGAGGAAACAACCGATCCTGAACGCGCCCAGGATGCCCGCAAACGGATCGGTTATCGGGACCCAGCGGGTAGGGACAGATCTCTCGTGGGCCAAGGGACTGTTCTGCGGTCGGCAACCTTCCGGTGGTGCTGATGGTTGGAATCGAGCACTATTGACGGATGACCCGAATCGTCATCGATGCGCAGATCTGCGTGGCCCTCATCCGGCACGACGTCGTTCTTTCTGCTGAGCATCAACTCGTGGCACCAGCTGTCCTCCGGTCAGACGTCTTGAACGTGCTGTTCGGCGAGGTTCGAGCAGGGCGCCTGAGCGAGAACCAGGGACGACTTGAGTTGGACCAGTTTGCTGAGTTGAAGATTCGACTTCTCGGCGACCGGGTCTCACGGGCGACCGCTTGGAAGATCGCCCGCGACCTCGGATGGGCCGATCCTCGACCGGCTGAATACCTCGCAGTTGCTCGCCTTCAAGCGGATCTGCTGGTCACAGATGACCCGCACCTCCTCACCGGTGCCAAGGGCATCACCCCCGTCGCAAACCGTGATGCCCTCAACCAGCCCCCGCAACTCAAGATTTCCGACTAGCGGATCCGCCTGCGGGCGTGCGACCGACCGTCAGAGCGGCCAACGCCTGGTCGACTAACATTCGAGGATGATGAATCCGGGTGCGATCGACGATGTCCCGGTCGGGGGTGAGGTCATTCGCCTCGGGCAGTTCCTGAAGTTCGCTGGACTGCTCGACTCCGGTGGCAACGTGAAAGAGGCCATTATCGATGGCCTTGTGGCCGTGAACGGCGAGGTCGATCTTCGACGCGGACGGCAGCTTCAGCTCGGAGACATCGTCAGCTTCGACGGACGCAGGGCTCGCGTCTGTCCCTGAGGGTGCGGATGCGCACGGAGGCGGCGTGCTCTCCGCTCCCAGACATCAGGTGACGCTGTTCTTCCGGGGCCCGGCGGTCGGCTTCGCCGTAGCGATCAGAGCGCTGCCAACTGCTTGAACGCGGCGTGTGCCTCGGCGCCAAGCCGGCTGGGACTCGTCGCCCGACGTCGGGCGATCTGATAGCAGGCCAGCGCGACCTGGCTGGCGAACATCGCTGTGGGCTCGCTCGTGCCACGCCCCACGAGAATTTGAGTAAATCGATCGGCGATCAGCTGCGTCTTCAGGGCATCGTGTGCGCGCAATTCAAGGTGCTTCTCGACCAGCTCGTAGTGGAGCGCATACCCGTCGATGTTGTCGCTTGCGTAGTCACAAAGTGCGACGACGATAGTCCGCAGCTGCTCAACGGCCTCCGCAGCGGTGCGGGCGGGGCCTGCGGACTCGCTCGCGGCGAACTGGGTGATCCGCGCGAGAATCTCCTCCTGGTGGGCGAACACAACCTCGGCCTTGTCGCCGAAATATCGAAAGAACGTCGTGCGTCCAACATCCGCTCGGGCAGCGATGTCTGTCACGGAAACATCGTCGAAGCCTTTCGCGGCGAAGAGCTCGTCCGCGGCTTCGACAATGCGCTGCTGTATGAGCCGCCGCTTGCGCTCCCGGAGG
It encodes:
- a CDS encoding alpha/beta fold hydrolase; its protein translation is MSSFVLVPGAGGAAWYWSRVIPLLQAAGHDVVAVDLPGDDENAGLAEYARLVVAASRERDDVVLVAQSLGGFTAPLVCTQAAVRELVFVNAMIPNPGETPGAWWDDTGWLDAREKAALAGGYNTEFDMDTYFLHDVPPEVVADGATHQRLEANAVFASTCDFVDWPTTPIRVLSGEGDRFFPLDFQRAVARERLGLDPDVVPGGHLLALSNPHGVADYLLHR
- a CDS encoding cation diffusion facilitator family transporter, with the protein product MASHAPRWSQRRRILIVLGLNVALIAGLIVAGLLAHSVSVLAAAGDTVADCLALVLGLIAITLRDRDPDPPHAQRPIAIAALVNATLLLIVTVMVTIEAISRLHEGSPPVDGLPMVIVSLVTLAVMLTGAFVLGRSAAGEDLHMRSVLIDSLADATTAAAIAIAGAIILVTNGLYWLDPVLAMLVSVLIAIAAVQLVVTAIAALRGKRVDFDDD
- a CDS encoding type II toxin-antitoxin system VapC family toxin; the protein is MTRIVIDAQICVALIRHDVVLSAEHQLVAPAVLRSDVLNVLFGEVRAGRLSENQGRLELDQFAELKIRLLGDRVSRATAWKIARDLGWADPRPAEYLAVARLQADLLVTDDPHLLTGAKGITPVANRDALNQPPQLKISD
- a CDS encoding RNA-binding S4 domain-containing protein encodes the protein MMNPGAIDDVPVGGEVIRLGQFLKFAGLLDSGGNVKEAIIDGLVAVNGEVDLRRGRQLQLGDIVSFDGRRARVCP
- a CDS encoding TetR/AcrR family transcriptional regulator, whose product is MPQSVPALESLRERKRRLIQQRIVEAADELFAAKGFDDVSVTDIAARADVGRTTFFRYFGDKAEVVFAHQEEILARITQFAASESAGPARTAAEAVEQLRTIVVALCDYASDNIDGYALHYELVEKHLELRAHDALKTQLIADRFTQILVGRGTSEPTAMFASQVALACYQIARRRATSPSRLGAEAHAAFKQLAAL